A single window of Nicotiana tomentosiformis chromosome 1, ASM39032v3, whole genome shotgun sequence DNA harbors:
- the LOC138891575 gene encoding uncharacterized protein, whose protein sequence is MAVDMNIKELLVIGDSDLFIYQVQGEWTTKNVKILPYLHCVKELCKKFTKIKFKHIPRIQNEFVDALATLSSMIQHPDKNYIDPIEIEIKDQHAYCFHVDEEPDGKPWYYDIKRILETREYPENSTTSQKRALRR, encoded by the coding sequence ATGGCGGTTGACATGAATATCAAGGAgcttttggtcataggagattctgATCTGTTTATATAtcaagttcaaggagaatggactACCAAGAACGTCAAGATCCTTCCATACCTGCACTGTGTAAAGGAGCTATGTAAGAAGTTCACAAAGATCAAGTTCAAGCACATTCCCAGGATTCAAAATGAGTTTGTCGACGCCCTCGCAACCTTGTCATCCATGATTCAGCATCCAGATAAGAATTACATCGACCCTATTGAGATAGAGATAAAGGATCAACATGCGTACTGTTTTCATGTAGACGAAGAGCCAGACGGTAAGCCATGGTACTATGACATTAAAAGAATCCTTGAAACAAGAGAGTATCCAGAGAATTCTACTACTAGTCAAAAGCGAGCACTTAGAAGGTAG